The Fusobacterium necrophorum subsp. necrophorum genome has a window encoding:
- a CDS encoding O-antigen ligase family protein codes for MILKQWNNLGVPLGIFSFLGIIQFLIRNSSDQKMLILGIFFLYLSSLLFVYSFQSILKEKDMGLFFFLGILFPYYFQKHPYVFKDLMRESHNIRNINYVYIFIFSIFFLKYFFYNTKKNWKEYLEVENIRNYLLYLMPFFILRAKDIKMIGFFYGIVVFVFCYKKDWNILLEKRKKICLLFLVLLFLFFSYMSNYVWGIPNQFGEQLLGNYVYNYFLLLILLLIPISEEMMKKIKMSIAISLFYPILLIILEWMQNHYTLEIAMGTEEWTSIWAVRAGLVSLISLFFYLSEKRKVYLFGVIFSLLSLFLGQGRGPILSFIASFCILFFFFYEKKTDRKKVFTSLGIVLLLLFVIYNTENYIIKKFQLVFLGADSSTNTRIELYHGAIEQWKSQKWIGYGLGSYKETVELLKQEYLEKYDLIRIPHAHNNILELLRSLGILGTFIYIFLNGYLCFWLLGKYWKTREKLYILPFVLIVNFELSGITDFSLMMYKSQLLLFFICSLSLSYTVSMSTDVEYKI; via the coding sequence GTGATATTAAAACAATGGAATAATTTGGGGGTGCCATTGGGGATTTTTTCTTTTTTGGGAATAATTCAGTTTTTAATTCGAAATAGTAGTGATCAAAAAATGTTAATACTTGGAATTTTTTTCTTGTATTTGAGTAGTCTTCTATTTGTCTATTCTTTTCAATCGATTCTAAAGGAAAAAGACATGGGACTTTTCTTTTTTTTGGGAATATTATTTCCATATTATTTTCAAAAACATCCCTATGTATTTAAAGATTTGATGAGAGAAAGTCATAATATTCGGAATATCAACTATGTTTATATTTTTATATTTTCGATTTTCTTTTTGAAATATTTTTTTTATAATACAAAAAAAAATTGGAAAGAATATCTGGAAGTAGAAAATATCCGTAATTATCTGCTTTATCTTATGCCTTTTTTTATACTACGAGCAAAAGATATTAAAATGATAGGATTTTTTTATGGAATCGTAGTATTCGTTTTTTGTTATAAGAAAGATTGGAACATTTTATTAGAGAAAAGAAAAAAGATTTGTTTACTTTTTCTTGTTTTACTGTTTTTATTTTTTAGTTATATGAGTAATTATGTTTGGGGAATTCCAAATCAATTTGGAGAACAACTTTTAGGAAATTATGTCTATAATTATTTCTTATTGCTTATTTTATTATTGATTCCTATTTCCGAAGAAATGATGAAAAAAATAAAAATGAGTATAGCTATTTCCCTTTTTTATCCTATTTTATTAATTATACTAGAATGGATGCAAAATCATTATACTTTAGAAATTGCGATGGGTACAGAGGAATGGACCAGTATTTGGGCTGTTAGAGCAGGTTTGGTTTCTTTGATTTCTCTTTTCTTTTATCTTTCTGAAAAAAGGAAAGTGTATCTTTTCGGTGTTATTTTCTCTCTTTTAAGTTTATTTTTAGGGCAAGGTAGAGGTCCAATTTTAAGTTTCATAGCATCTTTTTGTATATTGTTTTTCTTTTTTTATGAGAAAAAGACAGATAGGAAGAAAGTTTTTACTTCTTTAGGAATTGTGTTATTGCTACTTTTTGTTATATACAATACAGAAAATTATATTATTAAAAAATTTCAGTTAGTTTTTTTAGGAGCAGATAGTTCAACCAACACGAGAATTGAATTGTATCATGGGGCAATAGAGCAGTGGAAAAGTCAAAAATGGATTGGATATGGATTGGGAAGTTATAAAGAAACTGTAGAACTGTTAAAGCAAGAATATTTAGAAAAATATGATTTGATTCGAATTCCTCATGCACATAATAATATTTTGGAATTATTGAGAAGTTTAGGAATACTTGGGACTTTTATCTATATTTTTCTGAATGGATATTTATGCTTCTGGCTTTTAGGGAAGTATTGGAAAACACGAGAAAAATTATATATACTTCCTTTTGTATTGATAGTAAATTTTGAACTTTCTGGAATTACAGATTTTAGCCTCATGATGTATAAAAGTCAGCTTTTATTGTTTTTTATCTGCTCTCTCTCTCTTTCATATACTGTTTCTATGTCAACTGATGTAGAGTACAAAATATAA
- the hcp gene encoding hydroxylamine reductase — MCNTNMFCYQCQETFKNEGCQISGVCGKKPTTASLQDLLIYVDKGVANYSQALRELKSPLINPTVNKYLIHSLFITITNANFDDQEIFHEIQNGLQLREMLKAECKKLGLSTKFGNHNLANWYFTEERDILNFSKTVGVLRTDNEDIRSLRELLTYGLKGMAAYTEHAFHLGKTDDSIFAFLEKALLATEDDHLGVKELIPLVLECGQFGVSAMALLDNANTSAFGQPEITKVNIGVGSRPGILISGHDLKDIKQLLEQSKDAGVDIYTHSEMLPAHYYPELKKYPHLFGNYGNAWWKQKEEFETFNGPIVFTTNCIVPPKKGAGYEGKVFTTNAAGFPDWKKIPVREDGSKDFSEVIEMAKTCQAPKEIEQGEIIGGFAHNQVFALADKVVEAVKSGAIQKFVVMGGCDGRHKERDYYGDFAKSLPEDTVILTAGCAKYRYNKMNLGDIGGIPRVLDAGQCNDSYSLAVIALKLKEVFDLDDINKLPIIYNIAWYEQKAVIVLLALLYLGVKNIHLGPSLPAFLSPNVAKVLVENFGIAGIGTVEEDIKTFFEV, encoded by the coding sequence ATGTGTAACACAAATATGTTTTGTTATCAATGTCAGGAAACATTTAAAAATGAAGGGTGTCAAATCTCAGGAGTATGTGGTAAAAAACCAACAACAGCTTCTTTACAAGATCTACTTATTTATGTCGATAAAGGAGTGGCAAATTATAGTCAAGCATTAAGAGAGCTAAAAAGTCCTCTTATCAATCCTACAGTAAATAAATATCTAATTCATTCTTTATTTATTACCATTACCAATGCAAACTTTGATGATCAGGAAATTTTCCATGAAATTCAAAATGGCTTACAACTTCGAGAAATGTTAAAAGCGGAATGCAAGAAATTAGGCTTAAGTACAAAATTTGGAAATCATAACTTGGCAAATTGGTATTTTACAGAGGAAAGAGATATTCTAAATTTCTCAAAAACAGTAGGTGTTTTGAGAACTGACAATGAAGATATCCGTTCTTTACGAGAATTACTAACCTATGGATTAAAAGGAATGGCAGCTTACACAGAACATGCTTTCCATTTAGGGAAAACAGATGACAGTATTTTCGCTTTCTTAGAAAAAGCATTGTTGGCAACGGAAGACGATCATTTAGGAGTAAAGGAATTGATTCCTCTTGTATTAGAATGTGGACAATTTGGAGTTTCCGCTATGGCTCTCCTTGACAATGCAAACACATCAGCCTTCGGACAGCCGGAAATTACAAAAGTAAATATTGGAGTGGGAAGTAGACCGGGAATTTTAATCAGCGGACATGATTTAAAGGATATAAAACAATTGTTGGAACAAAGTAAAGATGCCGGAGTGGATATTTATACTCATTCGGAAATGTTACCGGCTCACTATTATCCGGAATTAAAAAAATATCCTCATCTATTCGGAAATTATGGAAATGCTTGGTGGAAGCAAAAAGAAGAATTTGAAACTTTTAACGGACCTATTGTATTCACGACAAATTGTATCGTTCCTCCTAAAAAAGGAGCCGGCTACGAAGGAAAGGTCTTCACAACCAATGCTGCAGGATTTCCGGATTGGAAAAAAATTCCGGTAAGAGAAGATGGAAGTAAAGATTTTTCAGAAGTCATTGAAATGGCAAAAACCTGTCAAGCTCCGAAAGAAATTGAACAGGGAGAAATCATTGGAGGCTTTGCTCACAATCAAGTATTTGCCTTAGCGGATAAGGTAGTGGAAGCTGTAAAATCCGGGGCAATTCAAAAATTTGTAGTTATGGGTGGTTGTGATGGAAGGCATAAAGAAAGAGATTACTATGGTGACTTTGCAAAATCCCTACCGGAAGATACGGTTATCTTAACCGCAGGATGTGCAAAATATCGATACAATAAAATGAATTTGGGAGATATTGGTGGAATTCCGAGAGTATTGGATGCCGGACAATGCAATGACTCTTATTCTTTGGCTGTCATTGCTTTAAAGTTAAAAGAAGTCTTTGATTTGGATGATATTAACAAGTTACCGATTATTTATAATATCGCTTGGTATGAACAAAAAGCTGTTATAGTCTTGTTAGCTCTACTATATCTCGGAGTAAAAAATATTCATTTGGGACCAAGCTTGCCTGCCTTCCTTTCTCCAAATGTTGCTAAAGTTTTAGTGGAAAACTTTGGAATTGCAGGAATTGGAACTGTGGAAGAAGATATAAAAACATTTTTTGAAGTTTAA
- a CDS encoding ABC transporter permease/substrate binding protein encodes MFNFLEQRLPVAKWVEISVAWMTESFQDFFSFVQKYAENIMNLMKEILLFFPPLVLIILLTGVAIFLWKKKWKYPLLVFLGLLFIYNQGLWSELMNTLVLVGMSSLLSILIGIPLGILSAKSDQVEGILKPILDFMQTMPSFVYLIPAVAFFGIGIVPGVFASIIFSLPPTVRMTNLGIRQIPEELIEVSKSFGTTKMQQLCGIEFPLAKNTILAGINQSIMLALSMVVTASMIGAPGLGRGVLEALQRAEVGKGFVNGFALVILAIVIDRFTQRFTSSELKKKAPKERKKKKCIYAFLFVLLTFLVCFLFSKQEKKEVVTLSYVNWDTEIASTHVVGELLKDKGYDVRLVPLDNGVMWESIATGEADAMVSAWLPTTHFSYYQKHKTQIEDLGANLEGARIGLVVPVYMAANSIADLKHEANQVITGIEPGAGVVLSAQKAKKLYPNLKNWEIQCSSTGAMTVSLKKAIENKKDIVITSWSPHWMFQDFDLKYLEDPKGVMGEGENIHTIVRKGLQQEKPEVYQILKNFHWTTQDIEEVMLDIKNGMEVEKAARKWVDTHK; translated from the coding sequence ATGTTTAATTTTTTAGAACAACGTTTACCGGTAGCAAAGTGGGTAGAAATTTCTGTTGCATGGATGACAGAATCTTTTCAAGATTTTTTTTCTTTCGTCCAAAAATATGCAGAAAATATTATGAATCTTATGAAAGAGATTCTTCTGTTCTTTCCTCCTTTGGTATTGATAATATTGCTGACTGGGGTTGCCATTTTTTTATGGAAAAAGAAATGGAAGTATCCTCTTTTAGTGTTTTTAGGTTTACTTTTTATCTATAATCAAGGACTTTGGTCAGAACTGATGAACACTCTTGTTTTAGTTGGGATGTCGAGCTTACTCTCCATTCTTATTGGAATTCCCCTAGGAATTTTATCTGCAAAGTCGGATCAAGTGGAAGGAATCCTAAAACCGATACTGGATTTTATGCAAACAATGCCATCTTTTGTTTATTTAATTCCTGCAGTTGCCTTCTTTGGAATTGGAATTGTTCCGGGAGTCTTTGCTTCTATCATATTTTCTTTGCCTCCAACGGTAAGAATGACAAATTTAGGTATTCGACAAATTCCAGAAGAATTAATTGAGGTATCGAAATCTTTTGGAACAACAAAAATGCAGCAATTGTGTGGGATAGAGTTTCCTCTAGCAAAAAATACAATTCTGGCGGGAATAAATCAAAGTATTATGCTCGCATTATCAATGGTGGTAACAGCTTCCATGATAGGAGCTCCGGGATTGGGAAGAGGAGTATTAGAAGCCTTACAACGAGCGGAAGTCGGAAAAGGTTTTGTAAATGGATTTGCATTGGTAATTTTAGCCATCGTAATAGATCGTTTTACACAACGTTTTACAAGTTCAGAGTTGAAAAAGAAAGCTCCAAAAGAAAGAAAAAAGAAAAAATGCATCTATGCTTTTCTTTTTGTACTTCTTACTTTTCTTGTCTGCTTTCTTTTTTCCAAGCAAGAAAAAAAAGAAGTGGTAACCTTAAGTTATGTAAATTGGGACACTGAAATTGCATCAACTCATGTTGTAGGGGAGCTTTTAAAGGACAAAGGCTATGATGTAAGATTGGTTCCTTTAGATAACGGTGTTATGTGGGAATCTATTGCCACAGGGGAAGCGGATGCCATGGTTTCTGCTTGGCTTCCTACAACACATTTTAGTTATTATCAAAAACATAAGACCCAGATAGAGGATCTGGGAGCAAATTTAGAAGGGGCAAGAATCGGTCTGGTTGTTCCGGTTTACATGGCAGCAAACTCTATAGCCGATTTAAAGCACGAGGCAAATCAAGTAATCACAGGAATAGAGCCGGGAGCCGGAGTCGTTTTATCGGCACAAAAAGCAAAAAAATTGTATCCAAATTTAAAAAATTGGGAAATACAATGTTCTTCGACAGGAGCTATGACAGTAAGTTTGAAGAAAGCAATTGAGAATAAAAAAGATATTGTAATCACCTCTTGGTCGCCACATTGGATGTTTCAAGACTTTGATTTGAAATATTTGGAAGACCCCAAAGGAGTTATGGGAGAGGGAGAAAATATTCATACTATTGTAAGAAAAGGGCTTCAACAAGAAAAACCGGAGGTATATCAAATTTTAAAGAATTTCCACTGGACAACTCAGGACATTGAAGAAGTGATGTTAGATATAAAAAATGGAATGGAAGTGGAAAAAGCAGCTCGAAAGTGGGTAGATACTCATAAATAA
- a CDS encoding glycine betaine/L-proline ABC transporter ATP-binding protein, giving the protein MNCIEIKNLTKIFGRKKKQALQMVKQGKTKAEILKKTGCTVAVYEANFEIQEGEIFVIMGLSGSGKSTLVRMLNRLVEPTSGAILLNGEDISKMDDKSLQEIRRKKINMVFQNFGLFPHLSIFENAEYALKIRGVQKEKRKELVEKALQDSGLLAFRDQYPDQLSGGMKQRVGLARAMVNQPNILLMDEAFSALDPLIRKSMQDELLELQSNIKKTIIFITHDLNEALRIGDRIAIMKDGHIVQIGTGEEILTNPSNQFVEDFVEEVDRSKILTAGHVMIEPILSNIEIDGPHVALKRMRKEGVSMLVAVDRNRRLIGSITAENALKAIKEELLLSEVVENNVISISKDMLVTDIFPLIYNSQTPLAVIENEKVVGVLVKGCIIEALANNNSKNIPLQMTEGGESHV; this is encoded by the coding sequence ATGAATTGTATTGAGATTAAAAATTTAACGAAAATTTTTGGAAGAAAAAAGAAACAAGCATTACAAATGGTAAAACAAGGGAAAACGAAAGCAGAAATACTGAAAAAAACAGGCTGTACTGTTGCAGTATATGAGGCAAATTTTGAAATTCAAGAGGGAGAAATCTTTGTGATTATGGGATTATCCGGAAGCGGAAAATCAACCTTGGTCAGGATGCTAAATCGCTTAGTAGAGCCAACATCCGGAGCAATTCTTTTGAATGGAGAAGATATTTCGAAGATGGATGACAAAAGTTTGCAAGAAATAAGAAGAAAAAAAATAAATATGGTATTTCAAAATTTCGGTTTATTTCCTCATCTCAGCATTTTTGAAAATGCAGAGTATGCCTTAAAAATTAGAGGAGTTCAGAAAGAAAAGAGAAAAGAGCTGGTAGAGAAAGCTTTACAAGACTCAGGATTATTAGCTTTTAGAGATCAATACCCGGATCAACTTTCTGGAGGAATGAAACAAAGAGTGGGATTGGCAAGAGCCATGGTGAATCAGCCAAACATTTTACTGATGGATGAAGCGTTCTCAGCCTTAGATCCTCTGATTAGAAAGAGTATGCAGGATGAATTACTGGAATTGCAATCGAATATTAAAAAAACCATTATTTTTATTACACATGACCTGAATGAAGCTTTACGAATTGGAGATCGAATTGCTATTATGAAAGATGGTCATATCGTTCAAATTGGAACCGGAGAAGAAATTTTAACAAATCCAAGCAATCAATTTGTGGAAGATTTTGTAGAAGAAGTAGATCGTTCTAAAATTTTAACAGCCGGTCATGTTATGATAGAACCAATTTTGTCTAATATAGAAATAGACGGTCCTCATGTAGCATTAAAAAGAATGAGAAAAGAAGGCGTTAGTATGTTGGTTGCAGTGGATAGAAACCGAAGACTAATAGGAAGTATTACCGCAGAAAATGCCTTAAAAGCAATCAAAGAAGAATTACTCCTATCAGAAGTTGTGGAAAATAATGTGATTTCTATTTCAAAAGATATGCTTGTCACAGATATATTCCCTCTCATTTATAATTCCCAAACTCCTTTGGCTGTTATTGAAAATGAAAAAGTAGTTGGAGTACTTGTAAAAGGATGTATTATTGAGGCATTAGCAAATAATAACAGTAAAAATATTCCACTACAGATGACAGAAGGAGGGGAAAGCCATGTTTAA
- a CDS encoding TIM barrel protein, with product MYKLLNYGDFLSLKEAEKEMEYYSSCYHFDGYELIQFTEQDYTSLEEKIIGYHLRFFPSWMEFYKEDFFSLAQEYEEKKYWKSMCGGEHSKEELLDYYRRELAIAEKLKVKYVVFHACNIKVRESVSYQFSYTDWEVLDQVISIINTLFDEKEYSFQLLFENLWWPGLKLNNKEKTKYLWDGIHYNRKGFILDTGHMINCNWEIKNKKEAVEYIKKNLEILGEYKNYIYGMHLNLSLSGEYVREAIRTHRNKNYSTEEIMKGIYQHIGNIDYHDAFDEESIVEVIQSLPLRYLVYEFIAYSKEELEAKIQRQDKSLENLFVQMKHLERKIGKILIPRSIKFWQKYMLSMGI from the coding sequence ATGTATAAACTATTAAATTATGGAGATTTTCTAAGTTTGAAAGAAGCGGAAAAAGAGATGGAGTATTACTCTTCGTGTTATCATTTTGACGGTTATGAATTGATTCAATTTACAGAACAGGATTATACAAGCCTTGAAGAGAAAATTATAGGCTATCACCTCCGTTTCTTTCCTTCTTGGATGGAATTTTATAAAGAAGATTTTTTTAGCTTAGCTCAGGAGTATGAAGAGAAAAAATATTGGAAAAGTATGTGTGGAGGAGAACATTCCAAAGAAGAACTCTTGGATTATTATAGGAGAGAATTGGCAATTGCGGAGAAGTTAAAAGTAAAATATGTTGTTTTTCATGCCTGTAATATCAAAGTAAGAGAAAGTGTAAGCTATCAATTTTCATATACGGATTGGGAAGTTTTAGATCAGGTAATATCCATTATCAACACTCTGTTTGATGAGAAAGAATACTCTTTTCAATTGCTGTTTGAAAATTTATGGTGGCCCGGATTGAAATTGAACAACAAAGAAAAAACAAAATATCTTTGGGATGGAATTCATTATAACAGGAAAGGATTCATATTGGATACCGGTCATATGATAAATTGTAATTGGGAGATTAAAAATAAAAAGGAAGCTGTGGAATATATTAAAAAAAATCTTGAAATATTAGGAGAATATAAAAATTATATCTACGGAATGCATTTAAATCTTTCTTTATCCGGGGAATATGTGAGAGAGGCAATTCGTACACATAGAAATAAGAATTACAGCACGGAAGAAATTATGAAGGGAATTTATCAACATATAGGAAATATTGATTATCATGATGCCTTTGATGAAGAGAGCATTGTAGAGGTGATTCAATCTCTTCCTCTTCGCTATCTTGTATATGAATTTATTGCCTACAGCAAAGAAGAACTGGAAGCAAAAATCCAAAGGCAGGATAAAAGTTTGGAAAACTTGTTCGTACAAATGAAGCATCTTGAAAGGAAAATTGGAAAAATATTAATCCCTAGATCTATTAAATTTTGGCAGAAATATATGCTCTCGATGGGAATTTAA
- a CDS encoding AAA family ATPase, with product MGFPFVAVEGQEKLKKALLLNYINPKIGGLLIRGEKGTAKSTLVRALGELFPERKFINMPLHITEDNLLGSLDVEKTIRFGRKIFQEGLLQKVHGGILYIDEINLLGESILAILLEVLSRGRCYIEREGFSLSYDSEFVLIGSMNPEELELKASLIDKFGLYVEVEGSKDILERMNIIKKCLEYERNPEFFSKQYKEEERVLKQKIEQARDKLKEIQVQETIMNMAVRMVEEANTEGNRTEIILLETAKAIAAFDKRSYLNFEDMKEAATYVLVHRRRKEQKTEEIFKRSPEEREKERTLEEVQNQEEQEGSTKEQEFVPPKEKEETTFSIGDTFAVKELVHKNTLHLKKRRGSGKRLKTTTSLKQGRDIKSGFPKRKMEDFAFAATIRAAAPHQKRREKKFVKISIQKEDIRIKIREKRIGTHILFVVDSSGSMGAKKRMRAVKGAIFSLLQDAYEKRDKVALVAFRKKSAEELLSMTRSIELAKKQLQNLATGGKTPLAEGLFKAYQLIRQLKKKDGEIYPLLVLISDGRANISLHGKDPIEESLEMARKIKKEGIPSVVIDTEEGFTLLEMAKNISEAMGAEYYRLENIQAEDMLKLLKKRM from the coding sequence ATGGGATTTCCTTTTGTAGCGGTAGAAGGACAGGAGAAGCTGAAAAAAGCACTTCTATTAAATTATATCAATCCAAAAATTGGAGGTTTACTCATTCGTGGGGAAAAAGGAACGGCAAAATCCACTCTGGTAAGAGCTTTGGGAGAGCTGTTTCCGGAAAGAAAATTTATAAATATGCCTTTGCATATTACAGAAGACAATTTACTCGGAAGTTTGGATGTTGAAAAAACAATCAGGTTCGGAAGAAAAATTTTTCAGGAAGGTCTCCTACAAAAAGTTCATGGAGGGATTTTGTATATTGATGAAATCAATTTGCTGGGAGAAAGTATTTTAGCGATTCTTTTAGAAGTGCTTTCCAGAGGAAGATGCTATATAGAGAGGGAAGGTTTCAGTCTTTCTTATGATTCGGAATTTGTCCTTATCGGGAGTATGAATCCGGAAGAATTGGAACTGAAAGCTTCTCTCATCGATAAATTCGGACTCTATGTGGAAGTGGAAGGGAGTAAAGACATTTTAGAGCGAATGAACATTATAAAGAAATGTCTCGAATATGAAAGAAATCCGGAATTTTTTTCGAAACAATACAAAGAAGAAGAAAGAGTCTTAAAGCAAAAGATAGAACAGGCTCGGGATAAATTGAAAGAAATTCAAGTACAGGAAACTATTATGAACATGGCTGTAAGGATGGTAGAAGAAGCAAATACGGAAGGAAATCGTACAGAAATCATTTTGCTTGAAACAGCGAAAGCCATTGCGGCATTCGATAAAAGAAGTTATTTAAACTTTGAAGATATGAAAGAAGCCGCTACTTATGTGCTTGTTCATCGCAGAAGAAAGGAACAGAAAACAGAAGAGATTTTCAAAAGAAGTCCCGAAGAACGGGAGAAAGAGAGAACATTAGAAGAAGTTCAAAATCAGGAAGAACAGGAAGGAAGCACAAAAGAACAGGAATTTGTTCCACCTAAAGAGAAAGAAGAAACCACTTTTTCTATCGGAGATACTTTTGCAGTGAAAGAATTGGTTCATAAAAATACACTGCACTTAAAAAAAAGAAGAGGAAGCGGAAAACGTTTAAAGACAACAACTTCTCTGAAACAGGGAAGAGATATAAAAAGCGGATTTCCAAAGCGAAAAATGGAAGATTTTGCCTTTGCCGCCACGATACGTGCTGCAGCTCCTCATCAAAAGAGGAGAGAAAAAAAGTTTGTAAAAATTTCGATTCAAAAAGAAGATATTCGTATAAAAATAAGAGAAAAACGAATCGGGACACATATACTTTTCGTAGTGGATTCCAGTGGATCCATGGGAGCCAAAAAAAGAATGAGAGCGGTGAAGGGAGCCATATTTTCTCTTTTACAGGATGCCTATGAAAAAAGAGATAAGGTAGCTTTGGTGGCTTTTCGGAAAAAGAGTGCAGAAGAATTGTTATCCATGACACGTAGCATAGAACTTGCAAAAAAACAGTTACAAAACTTAGCAACCGGAGGAAAGACTCCTTTGGCAGAGGGACTTTTTAAGGCATATCAATTGATCAGACAACTCAAAAAGAAAGATGGGGAGATATATCCGCTTCTTGTTTTAATATCAGACGGAAGGGCAAATATTTCTCTTCATGGGAAAGATCCGATAGAAGAAAGCCTTGAAATGGCAAGAAAAATAAAAAAGGAGGGGATTCCTTCTGTCGTGATTGATACAGAAGAAGGGTTCACATTATTGGAAATGGCCAAAAATATTAGTGAAGCAATGGGAGCCGAATACTATCGTCTCGAAAATATTCAGGCTGAAGATATGTTGAAATTATTGAAAAAGAGGATGTAA
- a CDS encoding AAA family ATPase — protein MKDQKRDYPFTAIVGQEKMKEALILNLINPSIGGVLIRGEKGTAKSTMVRALVNLLGEREENDCAFHCEPGKVEHFCSECFHFWEQKQEIPKRKGKMKVVNLPVSATEDRVVGSLDIEHAIQTGEKKFEKGILAESHRNILYVDEINLLDDHIVDVLLDAAAMGKNRIEREGISFEHPSSFILVGTMNPEEGDLRPQLLDRFGLLVNVVGERDSTKRVEIIKRRLEFEKNPENFLKKYEEEENRLQKRIEESKKCLSRVQCKDEMYEMAAKISIALEVDGHRADISLIKTAMTMAAYENREEVVKEDIVRAAILVFPHRMRRTAFEESVLDEEGIVEIINRM, from the coding sequence ATGAAAGATCAAAAGAGAGATTATCCGTTTACGGCGATTGTAGGACAAGAAAAAATGAAAGAAGCCCTGATACTGAATTTAATCAATCCTTCCATAGGAGGAGTTCTAATTCGAGGAGAAAAGGGAACTGCAAAATCAACCATGGTAAGGGCTTTGGTGAATCTTTTAGGAGAGAGGGAAGAGAATGATTGTGCGTTTCACTGTGAACCGGGCAAAGTGGAACATTTTTGTTCGGAATGTTTCCATTTTTGGGAACAGAAACAAGAAATTCCTAAAAGGAAAGGGAAGATGAAAGTGGTCAATCTACCTGTAAGTGCGACAGAAGACAGAGTGGTTGGAAGTTTGGATATCGAACATGCCATTCAAACGGGAGAAAAAAAATTCGAGAAAGGAATTCTGGCAGAAAGTCATCGAAATATCTTGTATGTTGACGAAATCAATCTTCTGGATGATCATATTGTCGATGTACTTTTGGATGCGGCAGCTATGGGAAAAAATAGGATTGAACGTGAAGGAATTTCTTTTGAACATCCTTCTTCTTTTATTCTGGTGGGAACAATGAATCCGGAAGAAGGAGATTTAAGACCACAGCTTTTGGATCGTTTTGGCTTGTTAGTCAATGTTGTTGGAGAACGAGATAGCACCAAGAGAGTGGAGATCATAAAAAGAAGATTGGAATTTGAAAAAAATCCGGAGAATTTTTTGAAAAAATATGAAGAAGAAGAAAATAGGTTGCAAAAAAGGATAGAGGAAAGCAAAAAATGCTTATCAAGAGTGCAATGCAAAGATGAGATGTATGAAATGGCTGCTAAAATTTCCATTGCATTGGAGGTAGATGGACATAGAGCCGATATCAGCTTGATTAAAACAGCCATGACAATGGCTGCTTATGAAAATAGAGAGGAAGTTGTGAAAGAGGATATTGTAAGAGCGGCAATTCTTGTCTTTCCTCATCGAATGAGAAGAACTGCTTTTGAAGAATCCGTATTGGACGAAGAGGGTATTGTAGAAATCATAAATCGAATGTGA